A genomic window from Photobacterium gaetbulicola Gung47 includes:
- a CDS encoding hypothetical protein (COG3459): protein MIHTISDSSHVVSNGLLNLEFTEHNVLKNIKSGNVMVNLYEPSEFEGALSNVYIRVKSDAGISFMPLMHLNHNMRAFRTEAGLVGWETTTEAFRATVVMSLDAQSEKVFFTTQVENLQKDALKYDLVFGQDLALADEGGVKSNECYVSQYLDHQVFNLEQAGYVICSRQNLPQSTGNPCSQIGSLTDSIVGYSTDGYQFFGKNYRFEPTPVVLSEPTLANEKLQFEMGYVALQTADITLAPAQQSQSVFYIAFGTHLEGANVAEAGDLEAIKAAYSAPAMTAATEQTLPSFFLNGYNVLVGDELTAEEIKDFFGEERRFAEEQDGKLLSFFYGKQKGESRYVTLPAKERVLERSTGHMVSSGNCQDFQNAVMSSTHGMYGVFNSHVVIGNTSFNKLLGVDRTSLNLFKYSGQRIWVKEGDDFRILSMPSAYETGLNFSRWVYKYQQGYIVVTSFSAQDTSSIQLDIETVNLSDALEVIVTNQMVMGNNENDANVVVEHKDDYMTVSGDFELMNSVHPELTYAIRPDASLAEVSLVKADDSVRYVLFQGKVQDKASLTIQGAMNADQVTAPLTLDFAAEIEKYQASQHALINNFHIDFENDSYNAQKLNDTMQWFTHNALVHYSTPHGLEQYSGAAWGTRDVSQGPFEFFMSMQRYDRVVDLLKTIYSHQHIETGTWPQWFMFDKYAKIQQEDCHGDIVVWPLKAIADYITATGDLDVLNIEVPYTSIEDGFTFTPETYTLFAHVERQVKHIIDNLIPGTSLSCYGDGDWDDTLQPANQALRENMVSGWTIPLTLQALKTMSAALEGNPDFAVFVHKINKLAIEMEEDYNNLLIKDGVIAGFIHLPNKDVDQVEYLLHPSDKKTGIKYRLLPASRSIISETFDKEMADKHMAIIEENLVHPDGVRLMEKMAKYQGGKQSYFKRAELAANLGREVGLQYCHAHIRFIEALCKMGKADEVAQNLYKIVPVGIQKAVPNAEVRQSNAYFSSSDGKFNDRYEAYRDFDKLKKGEVAVKGGWRIYSSGPGIYINQVISNVLGIRFDNESLVLDPVIAKQMGKVTLDFTLYGKPCRLVINPEQGTYTPKRVELNGEELAISLMPNAYRTGGALIEKQVVASMLQDTQNELAIWL from the coding sequence CGAGCCAAGTGAATTCGAAGGTGCTTTGTCAAATGTATATATTCGCGTTAAAAGCGATGCTGGCATTTCATTTATGCCGCTTATGCACCTTAATCACAATATGCGCGCTTTCCGTACTGAAGCGGGATTGGTTGGCTGGGAAACCACCACAGAAGCTTTCCGTGCAACAGTTGTCATGAGCCTGGATGCACAATCTGAAAAAGTTTTCTTTACCACTCAGGTAGAAAACCTGCAAAAAGATGCTCTGAAATACGACTTGGTATTTGGTCAAGATCTTGCTCTTGCCGATGAAGGCGGCGTAAAAAGCAATGAGTGCTACGTCAGCCAATACCTGGATCATCAAGTATTTAACCTAGAGCAAGCGGGTTATGTTATCTGCTCTCGCCAGAACCTGCCTCAGTCTACGGGTAACCCTTGCTCTCAAATTGGCTCACTGACTGATTCAATTGTTGGTTACTCAACTGACGGTTATCAGTTCTTTGGCAAGAACTACCGTTTTGAGCCAACGCCAGTAGTACTTTCTGAGCCGACGCTAGCTAACGAAAAACTACAGTTTGAAATGGGTTATGTTGCGCTGCAAACTGCGGACATTACACTGGCCCCTGCGCAACAATCTCAGTCGGTATTCTACATTGCCTTCGGTACTCACCTTGAAGGGGCGAATGTTGCTGAAGCGGGTGATCTTGAGGCTATCAAAGCGGCATATTCAGCGCCTGCAATGACCGCGGCAACAGAACAAACACTGCCTTCATTCTTCCTAAATGGTTATAACGTGCTTGTTGGCGACGAGCTTACGGCAGAAGAAATCAAAGACTTCTTCGGTGAAGAGCGTCGCTTTGCTGAAGAGCAAGACGGCAAGCTATTGTCTTTCTTCTACGGTAAGCAAAAAGGCGAAAGCCGCTATGTGACATTGCCTGCGAAAGAGCGTGTGCTTGAGCGTTCAACCGGCCACATGGTTTCTTCTGGCAACTGCCAGGACTTCCAAAATGCCGTGATGAGCTCAACCCACGGTATGTATGGTGTGTTCAACTCACATGTCGTCATTGGCAATACTTCATTCAACAAACTGTTGGGTGTCGACCGTACGTCTTTGAACCTGTTTAAGTACAGCGGCCAGCGTATCTGGGTGAAGGAAGGCGATGATTTCCGTATCCTTTCGATGCCATCTGCCTACGAGACCGGTCTTAACTTCTCGCGCTGGGTATACAAATACCAGCAAGGTTATATCGTTGTAACCAGCTTCAGTGCGCAGGATACCTCTTCAATCCAGCTAGACATCGAAACCGTTAATTTATCTGATGCGCTTGAAGTCATTGTGACCAACCAAATGGTAATGGGTAACAATGAAAATGATGCCAATGTCGTGGTTGAACACAAAGATGACTACATGACAGTATCTGGTGATTTCGAGCTGATGAACTCGGTTCACCCTGAGCTGACCTATGCGATTCGCCCTGATGCTTCACTGGCGGAAGTGTCGCTAGTGAAAGCTGACGACAGTGTTCGTTACGTACTGTTCCAAGGTAAGGTACAAGACAAGGCAAGCCTAACAATTCAAGGTGCCATGAACGCTGATCAGGTAACGGCTCCGCTAACACTCGACTTTGCTGCTGAAATTGAAAAATACCAAGCTTCACAGCACGCACTGATCAATAACTTCCACATTGATTTCGAGAACGACAGTTACAACGCCCAGAAGTTGAATGACACTATGCAGTGGTTCACCCACAACGCATTGGTGCACTACAGCACGCCACACGGCCTAGAGCAATACTCTGGTGCGGCGTGGGGTACGCGTGATGTCTCTCAGGGCCCATTCGAATTCTTTATGTCGATGCAGCGCTATGACCGTGTAGTTGACCTATTGAAAACCATCTACAGCCACCAGCATATCGAAACCGGTACTTGGCCGCAGTGGTTCATGTTCGACAAATACGCCAAGATCCAGCAGGAAGACTGCCACGGTGACATCGTAGTTTGGCCTTTGAAAGCCATTGCTGACTACATCACGGCCACCGGCGATCTGGATGTACTGAACATTGAAGTGCCATACACCAGCATCGAAGACGGCTTTACCTTTACACCGGAAACCTACACCCTGTTTGCCCACGTTGAGCGTCAGGTTAAACACATCATCGACAACCTGATCCCGGGCACATCGCTATCATGCTACGGTGACGGTGACTGGGATGATACCCTGCAGCCGGCTAACCAAGCCCTGCGTGAAAACATGGTCAGTGGCTGGACTATCCCGCTAACCCTGCAAGCGCTGAAGACGATGAGTGCCGCGCTTGAAGGTAATCCTGATTTCGCCGTTTTTGTTCACAAGATCAATAAACTGGCTATCGAAATGGAAGAGGATTACAACAACTTGCTGATCAAAGACGGTGTTATTGCTGGCTTTATCCACTTACCGAACAAAGACGTTGATCAGGTTGAGTACCTCCTTCACCCGTCAGACAAGAAAACAGGCATCAAGTATCGCCTGCTGCCGGCCTCACGTTCGATCATCTCTGAAACGTTCGACAAAGAGATGGCAGACAAGCACATGGCCATCATCGAAGAGAACCTGGTTCACCCTGACGGCGTGCGCTTGATGGAGAAAATGGCGAAATACCAGGGTGGTAAGCAGAGCTACTTCAAGCGTGCCGAGCTGGCTGCAAACCTTGGCCGTGAAGTGGGCCTTCAGTACTGCCACGCCCATATTCGCTTCATCGAAGCTCTGTGTAAGATGGGTAAAGCGGATGAAGTGGCGCAGAACCTGTACAAGATTGTCCCTGTGGGTATTCAAAAGGCCGTACCGAACGCAGAAGTGCGTCAGTCCAATGCTTACTTCTCAAGCTCTGACGGTAAGTTCAATGACCGCTACGAAGCGTACCGTGATTTCGACAAGCTGAAGAAAGGCGAAGTCGCAGTGAAAGGTGGCTGGCGTATCTACTCGAGCGGCCCTGGTATCTACATCAACCAGGTGATCAGTAATGTACTGGGTATCCGTTTCGATAACGAGTCTTTGGTACTGGACCCTGTGATTGCCAAGCAGATGGGTAAAGTGACGCTGGACTTCACGCTATACGGCAAGCCATGCCGCTTGGTGATTAACCCAGAGCAAGGGACTTACACACCGAAACGTGTTGAGCTTAACGGTGAAGAGCTTGCTATCTCGCTAATGCCAAATGCTTACCGTACCGGTGGGGCGCTTATTGAGAAGCAAGTTGTTGCCTCTATGCTACAAGACACCCAAAACGAGTTGGCGATCTGGCTGTAG
- a CDS encoding LacI family sugar-binding transcriptional regulator (COG1609), with translation MRPTIKDVAREAKVSISTVSYAINNSDRISEKTRNHVLEVAKKLNYSANSNAKRLRQKNVGAIGIFFNSWFGPIYSELVQGIERKVHEMGYDLIACSLFGGSESTAHRYLKDQMIDGAIILSNAFDDDFLKSVASKDLPIVALDREVKAEHIYNILIDNFGGAFGATKQLIASGCQQVHYFCGPDDSYDNQKRLEGYIAALGFYNVKFDNNLIIKSDFTEEDAYLKMKEIIDQGETPKAIFSANDEMALGIIRAANESGIKIPEQLKLIGFDNIRESERTTPALSTVTHHKYEMGVKAVEVLFSAMNSEEEIEQVTILPTQIVERETV, from the coding sequence ATGAGGCCTACAATCAAAGATGTCGCAAGAGAAGCGAAAGTGTCTATTTCGACAGTGTCTTATGCGATCAACAACAGTGATCGTATTAGCGAGAAGACTCGCAACCATGTGTTAGAAGTAGCGAAAAAGTTGAACTACTCAGCGAACAGTAATGCTAAACGTCTAAGACAGAAGAATGTGGGTGCCATTGGTATCTTCTTTAACTCTTGGTTCGGTCCTATCTATAGTGAGTTGGTTCAGGGAATTGAGCGCAAAGTTCACGAAATGGGTTATGACTTGATTGCCTGTAGTTTGTTCGGCGGGTCCGAGTCGACGGCGCACCGCTACCTCAAGGATCAGATGATTGATGGTGCCATTATCTTGAGCAACGCCTTTGATGATGATTTCCTGAAGTCGGTCGCTTCAAAAGACTTACCAATTGTTGCCTTGGACCGTGAAGTCAAAGCAGAGCATATTTACAATATCCTGATTGACAACTTCGGTGGCGCATTTGGTGCAACCAAGCAGCTTATTGCAAGTGGGTGCCAGCAAGTTCACTACTTCTGTGGTCCTGATGACTCATACGACAACCAGAAACGCTTGGAAGGCTACATTGCCGCGCTTGGCTTCTACAATGTCAAATTTGATAACAATTTGATTATTAAGTCTGATTTTACCGAAGAAGACGCATATTTGAAAATGAAGGAAATTATTGACCAAGGTGAAACACCGAAAGCAATATTTTCTGCAAATGATGAAATGGCTCTGGGTATTATCCGGGCTGCAAATGAAAGTGGTATTAAAATTCCAGAGCAACTAAAGCTCATTGGTTTTGACAATATCAGAGAATCTGAAAGAACGACACCGGCATTAAGTACTGTTACTCACCATAAGTATGAAATGGGTGTTAAAGCTGTTGAAGTACTATTTAGTGCGATGAATAGCGAAGAAGAAATTGAACAAGTAACAATTCTACCAACTCAAATTGTTGAACGAGAAACCGTGTAG